AAGAACCGAGGATCTCATTTAAATGTCTCCGGTGTTGTTCTAACCAAGTACGCAAAAAATAAAGAAAATGCCTTGAAACTTATAGAGTTTATGACGGACAATAAGGCTCAGAATATGTATGCATCGACGAATATGGAATATCCGGTGAAGCCGGGCGTCGAATTATCGAAAATGGTAGCGTCCTGGGGAGCGTTTAAGGAAGACAGCTTACCACTTGCTGAAATTAGTAAATACCGTCCGTTGGCTCTTAAGCTAATTGATGAGGTAAAATTTGACCTTTAATGCAGCTAAAAAATAAACTGTCTAATTGGCAGATAACAGCGTGGGTGATTGGCCTTTGCCTATCCACCCCGCTGGCGTTTCTCATTTTTGAATCATTGCAAGGAGAATCTGAAGTATTCTCACACCTGTGGAATACCGTTCTTTGGGATTACATTAGCAATACGGTTTGGCTGATAGTCGGTGTATTGTTACTCAGTGCCTTAATTGCACTTCCTCTTGGTTGGCTAACTGCATATTGTCATTTCCCTGGTAAGCGAATATTTGAATGGGCACTCATGCTGCCGCTCGCTATGCCCACCTATATCATTGCCTATGTTTATACTGATTTGCTTGACTATGCAGGCCCCGTTCAAATTTTTTTGAGGGACTGGTTTGGGTGGACAAGCCCGGATGACTATTGGTTTTTTGATATTCGAACATTGCCTGGTGCTATAGTGATGATAGCACTGGTACTTTATCCTTATTTATATTTGATTTTTAAAACAGCACTTAGAGAGCAGTCTTTTAAATTAGTTCAGGCAAGTCAGCTTATGGGCTTATCGCCATTTCAAAGCTTTCTCAAAGTGAGTCTGCCATTATCTCGTGGCGCCATTGTCGCTGCACTTGCTCTGATAAGTATGGAAACCATGGCAGATTTCGCAACGGTGCATTATTTTGCGGTTAGCACGCTCACCACTGCAGTGTATGACACTTGGTTGGGTTATTACTCACTTACGGCTGCCGCGAAAATTTCAGGTATTATGCTACTGTTTTTATTTGTGGCACTGTCACTAGAAAAAATGAGTCGTAAAAGCAAAGTGGTGCATGAGAGACAAAGTAGTGTAAACGACACCAGTTTATACAAACTGAGCGGCAAAAGCGGTTGGTTGGCGACTTTATTTTGTACTTTGGTATTGATCTTGGCGTTTTTTATCCCTGTTGGTGTATTACTTAGTTACGCGATTGACTATTTTGACCAAGCTTGGAATGACGCATTTTTTAACTATGCATGGCAAAGCTTGAAGATCAGTCTGTATGTCAGTGTTATTGCAATTTTCTTAAGTATTTTAGTGGTGTTTTATCAGCGAATTGGGGAGCAAAAATCAAAGGGCTTTCCCGGCAAAGTCGCTAGTATGGGATATGCGTTACCCGGTACAGTGTTAGCAATAGCTGTTTTACTGCCATTGACTTTATTCGACGACT
This genomic window from Pseudoalteromonas luteoviolacea contains:
- a CDS encoding ABC transporter permease, producing the protein MQLKNKLSNWQITAWVIGLCLSTPLAFLIFESLQGESEVFSHLWNTVLWDYISNTVWLIVGVLLLSALIALPLGWLTAYCHFPGKRIFEWALMLPLAMPTYIIAYVYTDLLDYAGPVQIFLRDWFGWTSPDDYWFFDIRTLPGAIVMIALVLYPYLYLIFKTALREQSFKLVQASQLMGLSPFQSFLKVSLPLSRGAIVAALALISMETMADFATVHYFAVSTLTTAVYDTWLGYYSLTAAAKISGIMLLFLFVALSLEKMSRKSKVVHERQSSVNDTSLYKLSGKSGWLATLFCTLVLILAFFIPVGVLLSYAIDYFDQAWNDAFFNYAWQSLKISLYVSVIAIFLSILVVFYQRIGEQKSKGFPGKVASMGYALPGTVLAIAVLLPLTLFDDYLNRWLDGTGLEPGLLFSGTIFALVFAYVVRFYAIAQGAVEASFVRISPSIDMASASLGKNNLQTLGRVHIPLLKRGILTAGLLVFIECMKELPAALLLRPFNFETLATHVFQFVSDEQLELASISALFIVLVGLIPLYLVNRSMEQQS